From a single Nostoc edaphicum CCNP1411 genomic region:
- a CDS encoding DUF6760 family protein, translated as MAYHFHWSQDDILNLEHTTRQRWVAEINKINQKLI; from the coding sequence ATTGCTTATCATTTCCACTGGTCACAAGATGATATTTTAAATTTAGAACACACTACCCGTCAGCGCTGGGTAGCGGAAATCAATAAAATTAACCAAAAATTAATATGA
- a CDS encoding phage tail protein: MVQSASRIPEVLTAHRFYLELTLEGQNDANCFFLECQGFKRTQEVIEISEVTSQTWGTKGQSKGQVVRTKLPSNPKSGNLTLRRGTTNSMDFWKWFEKVEKGNWSQQRRLVALSIYNQANQEVARFELAGAWPASYKIADVNARSHDIEIEEVEVAFEEFKRVK; this comes from the coding sequence GTGGTACAATCCGCAAGCCGAATTCCAGAAGTTCTGACAGCCCATCGGTTCTATTTGGAGCTGACACTAGAAGGTCAAAACGATGCCAATTGCTTTTTTTTGGAGTGTCAAGGCTTCAAAAGAACCCAAGAGGTAATTGAAATTTCTGAAGTTACTTCTCAAACCTGGGGTACAAAAGGGCAATCAAAAGGTCAGGTGGTGAGAACTAAGCTTCCTAGCAATCCCAAGAGTGGTAATCTCACACTGCGTAGAGGTACCACCAACTCTATGGATTTTTGGAAGTGGTTTGAAAAAGTCGAAAAGGGTAATTGGTCACAGCAACGTAGACTTGTTGCTTTATCTATTTATAATCAGGCAAATCAAGAAGTAGCTAGATTTGAATTAGCCGGTGCTTGGCCCGCAAGTTACAAAATTGCCGATGTCAACGCCCGCAGCCATGACATCGAAATTGAGGAGGTGGAGGTTGCTTTTGAGGAATTTAAACGCGTGAAGTAA
- a CDS encoding MGMT family protein, which translates to MVELKTLNLKVGHGIEGDINADAISPRQILIVRNEDILDLSIQPGDLRENIVVTGIEFDNFIPGSLLTFESGAAIRLTFHCEPCKRIAHLVKSLKTIQYKRGILGVVIKSGKIQVGSNFQLKTNEFTALSENPYQRFLNFIIKIPSGKVVTYKQIIKGMGVDNSYLRAIPTYLKKASDTDYPVHRILDSQGYLITYVNQQKNKLEAEEIKVLSDTDVLGNLNKNFVHIKDYLWEDYTLYLE; encoded by the coding sequence ATGGTAGAGCTTAAAACCTTAAATTTAAAGGTAGGTCATGGTATAGAAGGAGATATTAATGCCGATGCTATAAGTCCCAGACAAATTTTAATTGTTAGGAATGAAGATATTTTAGACTTATCAATTCAGCCAGGAGATTTGCGGGAAAATATTGTGGTTACAGGTATAGAATTTGATAATTTTATCCCTGGATCTCTATTAACCTTTGAAAGTGGTGCGGCAATTCGTCTAACTTTTCACTGCGAACCTTGTAAGCGAATAGCCCACTTGGTAAAATCATTAAAAACCATCCAATATAAAAGAGGAATTTTAGGCGTAGTTATTAAATCAGGTAAAATCCAAGTTGGTAGTAATTTTCAGCTTAAAACTAATGAATTTACTGCATTATCTGAAAATCCATATCAACGATTTCTAAATTTTATCATCAAAATTCCAAGTGGAAAAGTAGTTACATATAAACAGATAATCAAAGGGATGGGAGTAGATAATAGTTATCTAAGAGCTATTCCTACTTACCTGAAAAAAGCCTCGGATACTGATTATCCGGTACATAGAATATTAGACTCTCAAGGTTATTTGATAACTTATGTTAATCAACAAAAAAATAAGTTAGAGGCTGAAGAGATTAAGGTTTTATCTGACACAGATGTATTGGGAAACTTAAACAAAAATTTTGTACATATTAAAGATTATCTATGGGAAGATTACACTCTATATTTAGAATAG
- a CDS encoding FHA domain-containing protein, with amino-acid sequence MKVKVSYSPTLNEVKEVDLTIETTPRGEWLIGRSPDSDLLLDSPDISRVHAKFFVKGGNYYFSDLGSRNGSIFNGKQAEKDRPYSLSDGDVIRIADYVLILEAVAPAYEQPETVFRIIDPSLFSRPRSPENISTPNVATPAPEVVNEVATPINPEVETPSPEISEISEVVSSQDDDVIPVVEIIAPENIIQSPEPISEVPHDVRDEIVDLRLVTAEISADVEEVEVAEVSEDGEEVSFTVADDAIAPPENIIETPEEESILPEATDDEVADLEAALAAESTIVQQRDTSAIPEASYDEYAELEAALEAEVTFVQPRDIFNEVPAQESTIAESTSDEDAEWEAALAAEVTYVQPRDIFHQVSEEESVIPEATHDEVVDLDTPAIEEVSADVDEAISQIPEGADIQPEEPFSQATQDISDEVVDLDTSLTAEDSADVHEVESSSAADETVNEVPETLTTLDDNLSEVFSSQYIDSSNTSTEEVNVDVDDIPAQVSEVSDSADIQFSETTESEATESISQTIEEVPEVKEDEFQETPEETLIERNIVLIAHESKKSELAEFVSQYQEFFSESFTITWPSVSEVLHQQAGITISQQTPAPTSGGYQTIASLVGAGEILAVIFLRDLLQPQSGQANEEALLRLCTINQVLLATNLPTAEAIVHYLKQI; translated from the coding sequence ATGAAAGTAAAAGTTAGCTACTCACCAACTTTAAATGAAGTCAAAGAAGTTGACCTTACCATAGAAACTACACCGAGAGGAGAATGGCTAATAGGTCGTTCTCCTGATTCTGATTTACTTCTAGATAGCCCTGATATCAGTCGGGTACATGCTAAGTTTTTTGTGAAAGGTGGAAATTACTACTTCTCTGACCTTGGCAGTAGAAATGGCTCAATATTTAATGGGAAACAAGCTGAAAAAGATCGACCATATTCTTTGAGCGATGGAGACGTTATTCGGATTGCAGATTATGTTTTGATCTTAGAAGCAGTTGCTCCTGCTTATGAGCAACCAGAGACAGTCTTTAGAATTATAGATCCTTCACTGTTTTCTCGGCCGCGATCGCCTGAAAATATCAGCACTCCTAACGTTGCTACACCAGCGCCAGAAGTAGTCAACGAAGTTGCAACACCAATTAATCCCGAAGTAGAAACACCTTCCCCAGAAATCAGCGAAATCTCCGAAGTTGTTTCTAGTCAAGATGATGATGTCATCCCGGTTGTTGAGATAATCGCCCCTGAAAACATCATTCAGTCACCAGAACCAATCAGCGAAGTTCCACACGATGTTCGTGATGAAATTGTGGATTTGCGTTTAGTTACAGCAGAAATTAGCGCAGATGTTGAGGAAGTAGAAGTTGCAGAAGTCAGCGAAGATGGTGAGGAAGTTTCTTTTACTGTAGCTGATGATGCGATCGCTCCACCTGAAAACATCATTGAAACTCCTGAAGAAGAAAGTATCCTTCCAGAAGCTACCGACGACGAGGTTGCAGACTTGGAAGCAGCACTGGCGGCAGAATCTACTATCGTCCAGCAGCGTGATACAAGTGCCATTCCAGAAGCTAGCTACGATGAATATGCAGAGTTAGAGGCAGCACTGGAAGCAGAAGTCACCTTCGTACAGCCGCGTGATATTTTCAACGAAGTTCCTGCACAGGAGAGTACCATTGCAGAATCTACTTCCGATGAAGATGCAGAGTGGGAGGCAGCACTAGCAGCAGAAGTCACCTATGTGCAGCCGCGCGATATTTTTCACCAAGTATCTGAGGAAGAAAGTGTCATTCCAGAAGCTACTCATGATGAAGTAGTAGATTTGGATACGCCAGCTATAGAAGAAGTTAGTGCAGATGTTGATGAGGCTATCAGTCAAATTCCTGAAGGAGCGGATATTCAGCCGGAAGAACCCTTCAGCCAAGCTACACAGGACATCAGTGATGAAGTTGTAGATTTAGATACATCACTTACAGCAGAAGACAGCGCAGATGTTCATGAAGTAGAATCTAGTTCTGCTGCTGATGAAACAGTCAATGAAGTTCCTGAAACATTGACTACGCTTGATGATAACCTCTCGGAAGTTTTCAGCAGTCAATACATTGATTCGAGTAATACGAGTACTGAAGAAGTCAATGTAGATGTTGATGATATTCCTGCACAAGTAAGTGAAGTTTCTGACTCAGCTGATATTCAATTTTCGGAAACAACAGAAAGTGAAGCTACTGAGAGTATCAGTCAGACTATTGAAGAAGTTCCTGAAGTAAAAGAAGATGAGTTTCAGGAAACTCCAGAAGAAACGCTCATTGAAAGAAATATAGTACTCATTGCTCACGAAAGCAAGAAATCAGAACTTGCTGAATTTGTTTCTCAATATCAGGAATTTTTCTCAGAGAGCTTTACAATTACGTGGCCATCTGTTAGTGAAGTCTTACATCAACAAGCAGGGATAACTATTAGTCAACAAACCCCTGCACCAACTTCTGGAGGATATCAAACAATTGCTTCATTGGTTGGAGCAGGAGAAATTTTAGCAGTTATTTTCCTGAGAGATTTGCTGCAACCTCAGTCTGGTCAAGCAAATGAAGAAGCACTGCTGAGATTATGCACTATTAATCAAGTTTTACTGGCAACTAATTTGCCAACAGCAGAAGCGATCGTGCATTATCTTAAACAGATATAG
- a CDS encoding phage tail assembly protein yields the protein MRRKKDTLCTEFAFTLPRGLSDGEQRVHRHGVMRLATAKDEILVQQERGVQENPAYGVLVMLARVITRLGSFNSVSPDLLEGLLLHDIAYLREFYNRINQQGNVHIPTQCPHCNTQFSVELELAGES from the coding sequence ATGCGCCGTAAAAAGGATACTCTCTGCACAGAATTTGCCTTCACTCTTCCTAGAGGATTGAGTGATGGAGAACAACGAGTACATCGTCATGGGGTGATGCGTTTAGCCACCGCCAAAGATGAAATTTTGGTGCAACAAGAACGCGGAGTTCAGGAAAATCCAGCTTACGGTGTTTTGGTGATGCTTGCACGGGTTATCACTCGCTTGGGCAGTTTCAATTCTGTTAGTCCTGATTTACTCGAAGGACTGCTCTTACATGACATTGCCTATCTCCGAGAATTTTACAATCGAATTAATCAGCAAGGGAATGTACATATTCCAACACAATGTCCCCACTGTAATACTCAATTTTCAGTGGAGCTAGAACTAGCGGGGGAGTCCTAA
- a CDS encoding sensor histidine kinase — translation MTLGFSVQKLENGSNYLNSSEIQSFCQLESEQLTSQYPIFFARIVYHDSLLRANQEIINYGQDQAPFSQKTLAYLRSEVWFTDFPPALTLHELRLKDFSSISYICPISYRNQKPEYIQIITREPLSLNLQLYVKRSAMLLSNYIDIYLNYGRQKTEIQLLEDILHRVGHQLRNSLGLIGLYAHNLCLGLKDSPWQEQATIIGESIQDLDINLNELIDCGQSAKLRVTLQDLRSLVVESITNLQPLINQKKLKILIPDTSTILKIDRLQIKQVFDNILSNAVHFSPNSGTITCSWQIFQDEVLIKISDQGLGLSQEDLQKVFTPFYSRRKGGTGLGLTIAKKIILDHQGSIWAQVLSESGAQFSIILPRPRSR, via the coding sequence ATGACACTAGGCTTTTCTGTACAAAAATTAGAAAATGGCTCTAATTATTTGAATTCCTCAGAAATTCAGAGCTTTTGTCAGCTTGAGTCTGAACAGTTAACTAGTCAATATCCAATTTTTTTCGCTCGGATTGTCTATCATGATTCCTTATTGAGAGCTAATCAGGAAATTATAAATTATGGTCAAGACCAAGCTCCTTTTTCCCAAAAAACTTTAGCTTATTTGCGCTCAGAAGTATGGTTTACAGATTTTCCACCTGCTTTGACTTTACATGAATTGAGACTTAAGGACTTTTCATCCATTTCCTACATTTGTCCCATATCCTATAGAAATCAAAAACCTGAATACATTCAAATTATTACTCGTGAACCTCTCTCATTAAATTTGCAATTATATGTAAAACGTTCTGCGATGCTCCTGAGTAACTATATAGATATTTACTTAAACTATGGAAGACAAAAAACTGAAATCCAACTCCTGGAAGACATCCTGCATCGAGTAGGACATCAATTACGTAACTCTCTAGGACTGATAGGATTGTATGCACATAATCTATGCTTAGGATTAAAGGATAGTCCTTGGCAAGAACAAGCAACAATCATCGGCGAAAGCATCCAAGATTTAGATATTAATTTAAACGAACTGATTGATTGCGGTCAAAGTGCAAAATTAAGAGTAACACTTCAAGATTTAAGAAGCTTGGTAGTTGAAAGTATCACAAATTTACAACCTCTAATTAATCAGAAAAAACTTAAAATATTGATTCCCGATACATCGACAATACTGAAGATAGACAGATTACAAATAAAACAAGTATTTGATAACATCCTCAGTAATGCTGTTCATTTCAGCCCTAATTCAGGAACTATAACTTGTAGCTGGCAGATTTTTCAAGATGAAGTTTTAATTAAAATTTCCGACCAAGGTCTAGGACTATCTCAAGAAGATTTACAAAAAGTATTTACCCCATTTTATTCCCGGCGTAAAGGAGGCACAGGACTAGGTTTAACTATTGCTAAAAAAATTATTCTGGATCATCAAGGAAGTATCTGGGCGCAAGTTTTATCAGAAAGCGGAGCACAATTTTCTATAATTTTACCTCGACCAAGAAGTAGATAA
- a CDS encoding phage tail protein, translated as MSGEFLTSCKFYFEADGITDKFIKEISGLGVENTPAQEVHGSSKAGKLMRQATPTVVKFTNITVKVIATADIDLYKWYQDCNEDMGDPRKWSQNRKTASVVAYDQQGSEKARWNIVNCYPCKYTGPTLTASGGEMANETIELVHEGIKRIK; from the coding sequence ATGTCAGGCGAATTTTTAACCTCTTGTAAATTTTACTTCGAGGCTGACGGAATTACTGATAAGTTCATCAAAGAAATTAGCGGACTAGGCGTTGAAAATACACCAGCGCAAGAAGTTCACGGTTCATCTAAAGCCGGTAAACTAATGCGCCAAGCTACACCAACCGTTGTGAAATTTACCAACATTACAGTAAAGGTTATCGCCACTGCTGATATAGACCTTTATAAATGGTATCAAGATTGTAACGAAGATATGGGTGATCCTCGCAAGTGGTCACAGAATCGTAAGACTGCTTCGGTAGTTGCTTACGACCAACAAGGCTCTGAAAAAGCACGCTGGAACATTGTCAATTGCTATCCCTGTAAATACACCGGGCCTACCCTAACTGCTTCTGGTGGTGAAATGGCGAATGAAACTATTGAATTGGTTCACGAAGGAATTAAACGAATCAAATAA
- a CDS encoding Pvc16 family protein: MLIFVLQTLAEILAGGTSLTSTEQIDFSHPGNRREEGAGPTLNLYIFDIRESKQVQHSGRQVERKLTRALQPATVNWAPAWFDVSLLLTAWDRTALGEHHFISEALTVLLRHRTLEEEFLVPELRGYGNLNLTVALEPPIEIGSLWSALSVPLRSALYLTVTIPFEPQPTPVPLVWERIFNLRNQLSRDSDSLVLTRRVAIAGIVKSAVTNLPLVATEVAVRGTEKSILTTKEGLFFFEDLHLGNYVLTLNHPGYLPQNVNALVDNQSHTFKEIFLTPE; encoded by the coding sequence ATGCTTATCTTTGTTCTTCAAACTTTAGCCGAAATTCTAGCTGGAGGAACCTCACTTACCAGTACAGAGCAAATTGACTTTAGCCATCCTGGTAATCGGAGGGAAGAGGGAGCAGGCCCGACTCTCAATTTATACATTTTTGATATCCGTGAGAGTAAGCAGGTACAACATTCTGGTAGGCAAGTTGAACGCAAGCTAACACGCGCTCTACAACCTGCTACTGTAAATTGGGCACCCGCTTGGTTTGATGTTTCGCTGCTATTAACAGCGTGGGATAGAACAGCTTTAGGTGAGCATCACTTTATCAGTGAGGCTTTGACTGTGCTGTTGCGCCATCGCACCTTGGAAGAGGAGTTTTTGGTTCCGGAATTACGGGGCTATGGTAATTTGAACCTGACAGTTGCCCTAGAGCCGCCAATTGAGATTGGTTCTTTATGGAGCGCTCTCAGCGTGCCATTGCGTTCAGCCTTATATTTGACAGTTACAATTCCCTTCGAGCCACAACCGACTCCAGTACCTTTGGTTTGGGAGCGAATTTTCAATTTGCGAAATCAATTGTCTCGCGATAGTGACAGTTTAGTTCTAACTAGACGAGTTGCGATCGCAGGTATTGTCAAAAGTGCGGTGACAAATCTGCCGTTGGTAGCGACAGAAGTAGCTGTGAGGGGAACTGAAAAATCCATATTAACTACTAAAGAAGGGCTGTTCTTCTTTGAAGACCTTCATTTAGGTAATTATGTTTTGACTCTGAATCATCCTGGCTATTTACCCCAAAACGTTAATGCATTGGTAGATAACCAAAGTCATACTTTCAAAGAAATATTTCTAACTCCTGAATAA
- a CDS encoding Hsp20/alpha crystallin family protein, which translates to MTLIRLNTSSQIDGVQDLINSLFQDSGIASVLFDRDLSNVPAAEIQETEDAIHVKLELPGVETKDLDVQVTENAVHISGERKSETKTDEKGVTRSEFNYGKFQRVIPLSVRIQNTKVKADYKNGILNLILPKTEQEKNKVVKINLE; encoded by the coding sequence ATGACACTAATTCGTTTAAATACTTCGAGTCAAATTGACGGTGTACAAGATTTAATTAACAGTTTGTTTCAAGATAGTGGAATAGCATCTGTATTGTTTGACAGAGACTTAAGTAATGTTCCTGCTGCTGAAATCCAAGAAACTGAAGATGCAATTCATGTGAAGCTAGAACTACCAGGGGTGGAAACTAAAGACCTGGATGTGCAAGTCACAGAAAACGCTGTTCACATTAGCGGTGAGCGGAAGTCTGAAACAAAAACAGATGAAAAAGGTGTTACTAGAAGTGAGTTTAATTACGGTAAATTTCAACGCGTAATTCCTCTATCAGTTCGGATTCAAAACACTAAGGTTAAGGCAGATTATAAAAATGGTATCTTGAATCTAATACTGCCTAAAACTGAGCAAGAAAAAAACAAAGTTGTCAAGATTAATTTAGAATAA
- a CDS encoding phage tail sheath family protein, which yields MARLDYFAPGVYIEEIDRGSRPIEGVSTAVAGFVGFTEDVRGGAELYKPMLVTTWTQFLNYFARPNSDGFTDFNAYLPFSVYGYFMNGGGRCWVTSIGTQLPGAPRPATPEPANLRINARGNRPALRFTLRPEQASGGLVNIVIIDGSPRALPEGTEGEAPPNTGEYFTIEIRRGDELLEQYENLTMNREPAGQTATYALAALRNSMYVTVEDITQSGQPLARRPVNGQYELAPPIVAAPPDRFSQNLEGVRDDRTGVRGIFEVDEITMLACPDVMRAYQEQILNLDQVHGIIELMISMCEGSASGDIPNPPNRMVVLDAPPDAVKPQQVVEWLNRFNRRSMFAALYYPWIKVPNPRDRGNPILVPPCGHVMGVWARTDETRGVYKAPANEVPRGVIGLGYETNFREQELLNPLGINCIRSFPNRGIRIWGARTLVEPDKTEWRYISVRRLISYIEKSLELGTQWVVFEPNDQDLWARVTRTVSNFLERIWREGALFGASPAQAFYVKCDEELNPPETRILGRLYIEVGVCPVRPAEFVVFRISQWNGIEDSE from the coding sequence ATGGCTAGACTTGATTACTTTGCTCCTGGTGTCTACATTGAAGAAATTGACCGGGGTAGCCGACCAATTGAAGGTGTTAGCACAGCAGTTGCCGGATTTGTCGGCTTTACTGAAGATGTTCGCGGTGGGGCTGAGTTATACAAGCCCATGCTAGTAACCACTTGGACGCAATTTTTAAACTACTTTGCGCGTCCCAACTCTGATGGCTTCACCGACTTCAACGCCTATTTACCCTTTTCAGTCTACGGCTACTTTATGAATGGTGGCGGTCGTTGCTGGGTAACAAGCATTGGGACTCAGTTACCAGGCGCACCCAGACCAGCAACTCCAGAACCGGCTAACTTACGAATTAACGCTCGAGGTAATCGTCCAGCCCTCCGCTTTACTTTGCGCCCTGAGCAAGCATCGGGTGGATTAGTAAATATCGTAATTATTGATGGTTCACCCCGCGCCCTACCTGAAGGTACTGAAGGAGAAGCGCCTCCAAATACGGGTGAATATTTCACCATCGAAATTCGTCGGGGAGATGAACTTCTAGAGCAATACGAAAACTTGACAATGAACCGCGAACCTGCTGGTCAAACAGCAACTTATGCGCTGGCGGCATTGAGAAATTCCATGTATGTCACTGTAGAAGACATAACTCAAAGCGGACAACCTTTAGCTCGTCGCCCTGTTAATGGTCAATATGAACTAGCGCCGCCCATTGTCGCAGCCCCACCTGATAGATTTTCGCAAAATTTGGAAGGGGTTCGAGACGATCGCACCGGGGTACGCGGTATCTTTGAAGTTGATGAAATCACAATGCTGGCCTGTCCTGATGTGATGCGGGCTTATCAAGAGCAGATACTTAATTTAGATCAAGTTCACGGCATCATCGAACTGATGATTAGTATGTGCGAGGGTTCTGCCAGTGGCGATATTCCCAACCCGCCCAACCGGATGGTTGTACTGGATGCGCCACCGGATGCCGTCAAACCTCAGCAAGTAGTGGAGTGGTTAAATAGATTTAACCGTCGTTCGATGTTTGCGGCCCTTTATTATCCTTGGATTAAAGTACCTAATCCACGCGATCGCGGTAATCCAATTTTAGTACCTCCTTGTGGTCATGTGATGGGAGTTTGGGCCCGCACCGACGAAACCAGAGGAGTTTACAAAGCGCCTGCAAATGAAGTTCCCAGAGGCGTAATTGGTTTGGGTTATGAAACAAACTTCCGCGAACAAGAATTATTAAACCCACTTGGAATAAATTGCATTCGCAGCTTCCCGAACCGAGGTATCCGCATTTGGGGCGCACGCACCCTAGTTGAGCCAGATAAAACAGAGTGGCGTTACATCAGTGTGCGTAGATTAATTAGCTATATCGAGAAATCCCTAGAATTGGGGACACAGTGGGTAGTTTTTGAACCGAACGACCAAGATTTGTGGGCGCGTGTAACCCGCACCGTCAGTAACTTCTTAGAGCGCATCTGGCGTGAAGGTGCTTTATTTGGTGCATCTCCAGCACAAGCATTTTATGTCAAGTGCGACGAAGAATTGAACCCACCAGAAACCAGAATCTTAGGACGTTTATATATTGAAGTCGGTGTTTGTCCCGTCAGACCGGCTGAATTTGTTGTTTTCCGCATCAGCCAATGGAATGGCATTGAAGATAGCGAATAG
- a CDS encoding CHASE2 domain-containing serine/threonine-protein kinase has product MVANFKTLFRQPVILSSAIATLLLVGIQKLGVFEPLEMKVYDQMMQLRADPGPDARLLIVALTEKDIQKWNWPLSGELLDQLLGKLETYEPRAIGLDIFRDLPVQPGHEKLLQRLQQSDIIIPICKHSGSNNPGIAPPKGVEAERVGFNDVVEDTDATIRRNLLLVNAEESDSCQSTYSFSLQLALKYLEVGGIQLEFTPKKELQLRDTVFKPLQSNAGGYKKADTNGYQILLNYRSSHQVAQQVTITEVLANQVKPDLVKDRIVLIGSTANSLNDIFNTPFASGKSDNSGKIAGIEIHAHSVSQILSAVLNKQPLFWFLPEWGEVLLIWGWTLVGGLLVWRIQHPLGLGLAGATALAVLFGANFVIFTQAGWLPVISPALGLVFTAGSVLTYTAYQTKQEQKEITQRVQEHQQLIVELQGLLRQRGNAANEAPTVIADSIGQEISLGTLLNNRYKITQPLGSGGFSNTYLADDIQRPGNPQCVVKQLRPPRQDAEYLNVVRRLFDAEAEILETLGKHPQIPQLLAFFEENRQFSLVQEFVRGHAIDKELSSGKRLKQAEVVEILKEVLNVLVFVHSYGVIHRDIKPSNLIRRESDQHIVLIDFGAVKQIQPQQQEAQTISIGTPNYAPSEQMSGLPKLNSDIYALGIMGIQGLTGVEPREFRRDTNTGEIIISKESDGNQQVWQHWRELTEARNELVIILNRMVHFDFTQRYQSAAEVLKTLESL; this is encoded by the coding sequence ATGGTTGCAAATTTTAAAACTTTATTTAGACAGCCAGTTATTCTTTCAAGTGCGATCGCTACACTTTTACTAGTAGGCATTCAAAAACTTGGGGTTTTCGAGCCTCTGGAAATGAAAGTCTACGACCAAATGATGCAATTACGTGCCGACCCAGGCCCAGACGCTCGTCTGTTGATAGTTGCTTTAACTGAAAAAGATATCCAAAAATGGAATTGGCCCCTGTCTGGTGAACTTCTAGACCAACTGTTAGGCAAACTTGAAACTTATGAACCGCGAGCCATTGGTCTAGATATATTTCGTGACTTACCAGTACAGCCTGGTCATGAAAAACTCCTGCAACGCCTACAACAGAGCGATATCATCATTCCTATCTGCAAACATTCTGGTTCTAACAATCCGGGAATAGCACCTCCAAAAGGGGTTGAAGCAGAGCGAGTAGGATTTAATGATGTCGTAGAAGACACTGATGCCACAATTCGCCGCAACCTCTTATTGGTAAATGCAGAGGAGTCCGATTCTTGTCAAAGTACCTATTCTTTTAGCTTACAACTCGCACTCAAATACTTAGAAGTTGGAGGCATCCAACTAGAATTTACCCCAAAAAAGGAACTACAATTACGAGATACTGTATTTAAACCTCTGCAAAGTAACGCTGGCGGTTATAAAAAAGCCGATACCAATGGCTACCAAATCCTGCTTAACTACCGTTCTAGTCATCAGGTCGCCCAGCAGGTAACTATTACAGAAGTACTTGCAAATCAAGTTAAACCAGATTTGGTCAAAGACCGCATCGTTTTAATTGGTTCAACAGCCAATAGTTTAAATGATATTTTTAATACGCCATTTGCTAGTGGTAAGTCAGATAATTCTGGCAAAATAGCCGGAATTGAAATTCATGCCCACAGCGTTAGTCAAATTCTCAGTGCTGTTCTTAACAAACAGCCTCTATTTTGGTTTTTGCCTGAGTGGGGTGAAGTCCTTTTGATATGGGGATGGACTTTAGTTGGTGGGTTGTTAGTATGGCGAATTCAACATCCACTAGGCTTAGGATTAGCAGGAGCAACAGCCCTTGCAGTGTTATTTGGAGCTAATTTTGTCATTTTTACCCAAGCTGGATGGTTGCCAGTAATATCTCCGGCGTTGGGGTTAGTATTTACCGCCGGGAGTGTCCTTACTTATACTGCTTATCAAACGAAGCAAGAGCAAAAAGAAATTACGCAGCGGGTTCAAGAACACCAACAATTAATTGTGGAATTGCAAGGTCTTTTACGACAGCGCGGCAATGCCGCCAATGAAGCGCCAACGGTAATTGCTGATTCCATTGGGCAGGAAATTTCGTTAGGCACGTTACTAAACAACCGCTACAAAATTACTCAACCCTTGGGTTCTGGAGGATTTAGCAATACTTATTTAGCTGACGATATCCAGCGCCCTGGTAATCCGCAATGTGTGGTTAAACAGTTGCGACCTCCCCGCCAAGATGCAGAATATTTAAATGTCGTCAGACGCCTATTTGACGCTGAAGCAGAAATTTTAGAAACTTTGGGTAAGCACCCACAAATTCCCCAATTGCTAGCTTTTTTTGAAGAAAATCGACAATTTTCTTTAGTCCAAGAATTTGTTCGAGGGCACGCTATAGATAAAGAGCTATCTTCTGGGAAGCGACTCAAACAAGCTGAAGTTGTGGAGATACTCAAAGAAGTTTTAAACGTGCTTGTTTTTGTTCACAGCTATGGCGTCATCCATCGAGATATTAAACCTAGTAACTTGATTAGACGAGAATCAGATCAGCACATTGTTTTAATTGACTTTGGTGCTGTTAAACAAATTCAACCTCAGCAGCAAGAAGCTCAGACCATTTCAATTGGCACTCCTAATTATGCACCTTCTGAACAAATGAGCGGATTGCCAAAACTCAACAGCGATATTTATGCGTTGGGAATTATGGGAATACAAGGTTTAACTGGGGTAGAACCAAGAGAATTTCGTAGAGACACAAACACTGGTGAAATAATTATTTCAAAAGAATCTGATGGGAATCAACAGGTTTGGCAACATTGGCGCGAACTAACTGAGGCTAGAAACGAGTTAGTGATTATTTTAAATAGAATGGTACATTTTGACTTCACTCAAAGATATCAGTCAGCGGCAGAAGTGTTGAAAACTCTCGAAAGTCTTTAG